A DNA window from Ipomoea triloba cultivar NCNSP0323 chromosome 10, ASM357664v1 contains the following coding sequences:
- the LOC116033642 gene encoding 3-oxo-Delta(4,5)-steroid 5-beta-reductase-like, with protein sequence MSWWWAGAIGAARKRFEEDDVDAPLKHQSVALILGVTGLIGNSLAEILPLADTPGGPWKVYGVARRPRPAWNADHPIQYIQCDISDEEDAHSKLSVLSDVTHVFYVTWANRPTELENCEVNGKMLRNVLNAVIPNSPDLKHICLQTGHKHYVGSFEYFGKFAHDTPYTEDLPRLETPNFYYVLEDLLFDEVKKKEGLTWSVHRPGTIHGFSPYSMMNMVGTLCVYAAICKHEGAPLRFPGVKAAWDEYSVCSDADLIAEHEIWAAVDPHAKNEAFNVSNGDVYKWKHFWKILAEQFGLEDGGFEEGERVTLQEMMKGKGAVWDEIVKKHDLQATKLEDVGVWWFVDLILSGICPLDTMNKSKEHGFLGFRNSQKAFVLWIDKVKAHKIVP encoded by the coding sequence aaaaggtttgaagaagatgatgttgATGCGCCACTCAAGCACCAGAGCGTGGCTCTAATCCTCGGCGTCACCGGGCTTATCGGCAACAGCCTCGCCGAGATCCTCCCTCTGGCCGACACGCCCGGCGGCCCATGGAAGGTTTACGGCGTAGCCCGCCGCCCAAGACCGGCCTGGAACGCCGATCATCCAATACAGTATATCCAGTGCGATATTTCCGACGAGGAAGACGCCCATTCCAAGCTGTCGGTGCTGAGTGACGTCACGCATGTTTTTTACGTGACATGGGCGAACCGGCCCACGGAACTGGAAAACTGTGAAGTGAACGGAAAAATGTTGAGGAATGTGTTGAATGCGGTGATACCAAATTCTCCAGATTTGAAGCATATTTGCTTGCAAACGGGGCACAAACACTACGTGGGATCGTTCGAATATTTCGGGAAATTCGCCCACGACACGCCGTACACCGAGGATTTGCCGCGCCTAGAAACGCCCAACTTTTACTACGTTCTCGAGGATCTCCTGTTCGACGAGGTTAAGAAAAAGGAGGGATTAACGTGGTCGGTTCACCGCCCGGGGACCATCCACGGCTTTTCTCCGTACAGCATGATGAACATGGTGGGAACTCTCTGCGTCTACGCCGCAATCTGCAAGCACGAAGGGGCCCCACTGAGATTCCCCGGCGTTAAAGCTGCGTGGGATGAGTACTCTGTTTGCTCCGATGCGGATTTGATTGCAGAGCACGAGATCTGGGCGGCGGTGGACCCACACGCCAAGAACGAAGCTTTCAACGTCAGCAATGGCGACGTGTACAAATGGAAGCATTTCTGGAAGATTTTGGCGGAGCAGTTTGGGCTAGAAGATGGGGGATTTGAGGAGGGGGAGAGGGTTACTCTGCAGGAGATGATGAAGGGGAAAGGGGCTGTTTGGGATGAGATTGTGAAGAAACATGATTTGCAAGCTACGAAATTGGAGGATGTTGGGGTATGGTGGTTTGTGGATCTTATCTTGAGTGGAATTTGTCCCCTGGATACTATGAACAAGAGCAAAGAACATGGGTTTCTGGGATTTAGGAACTCCCAGAAAGCCTTTGTTTTATGGATTGATAAGGTGAAAGCTCACAAGATCGTTCCTTGA